One segment of Methanobrevibacter sp. DNA contains the following:
- a CDS encoding CTP-dependent riboflavin kinase, which produces MEITGIVTTGLGKAAYFLGQDFYKNQFREKLGFTPFPGTLNLIVEEDKLEDIRLMKNSCRNIIKPDQGFGAVRYIQAHLNNDIDGAIVFPDKTSHDENYLEFIAEDKLREKYNFKDGDELVLTIDI; this is translated from the coding sequence ATGGAAATTACAGGAATCGTTACAACAGGATTGGGAAAGGCGGCATATTTCTTAGGCCAGGATTTTTATAAGAATCAATTCAGGGAAAAATTAGGATTTACCCCATTTCCCGGAACATTGAATCTGATTGTTGAAGAGGATAAGCTGGAAGACATCAGATTGATGAAAAACAGCTGCAGGAATATTATCAAGCCGGATCAGGGATTCGGTGCCGTAAGGTATATTCAAGCCCATTTGAACAATGACATTGACGGAGCCATTGTATTTCCAGACAAGACAAGTCATGATGAGAATTACTTGGAGTTCATAGCGGAAGACAAGTTAAGGGAAAAGTACAATTTCAAGGATGGGGATGAGCTTGTCTTGACAATTGACATTTGA
- a CDS encoding glycosyl transferase, with product MTENSSKKNNNSKKRNKNNSNNKKLIAEIRELKEELEIKKEEIQELEYELSLKDEKIEDIRNDLELKAVEIDEYSQKLDESQEKISKLNNTLIKYKFEKEKLDLKLKNEINYEKSRMKEMDDLEKKINEKMAIIDDKQDQINYLRTLINDYKEQIRSNSDNLELQLKKISKTYDNLLTQKDSIIEKQDKTIEEMIESAKQLAKDNNATITSLELQIGNYRELLKKYE from the coding sequence ATGACTGAAAATTCATCAAAGAAAAATAATAATTCCAAAAAGAGAAATAAAAACAATTCCAATAACAAAAAGCTGATTGCTGAAATCAGAGAACTGAAAGAGGAACTTGAAATCAAGAAGGAAGAGATTCAGGAATTGGAATATGAACTGTCATTGAAGGATGAAAAGATTGAGGACATCAGAAATGACTTGGAATTGAAAGCGGTTGAGATTGATGAATACAGTCAGAAGCTGGATGAAAGCCAGGAAAAGATAAGCAAGCTGAACAACACCCTCATCAAATACAAGTTCGAAAAGGAAAAGCTTGACTTGAAATTGAAAAATGAAATCAATTATGAAAAGTCCAGAATGAAAGAGATGGATGATCTGGAAAAGAAAATCAATGAAAAGATGGCTATCATCGATGACAAGCAGGATCAAATCAACTATCTCAGAACATTGATCAATGACTATAAGGAGCAAATTCGCAGCAATAGTGACAATCTGGAATTGCAATTGAAGAAAATAAGCAAAACCTATGACAATCTGCTCACTCAAAAGGATTCAATAATAGAAAAGCAGGATAAGACAATTGAAGAGATGATTGAATCTGCAAAGCAATTGGCTAAAGACAATAATGCCACCATAACAAGCCTTGAGTTGCAAATCGGCAATTATAGAGAGCTGTTGAAAAAGTATGAATGA
- a CDS encoding glycosyltransferase, translating to MSWLVVILVFLLASIKTTKGSNKSVSIVIPAYNEEATVAQVVTVARRLSYVDEVIVVDDGSTDRTVEEAENAGATVISHIMNEGKGSAIKTGFKESHGDIVAFIDADVSNFTSEKIDKIIRPILEDRTDITKTKFARESGRVTELTAKPLLGFFFPELKYEQPLSGQFAGKRSALNKIRFEKDYGVDVGIVLDADVHGIKILEVDIGEICHDMSPLADLNKMANEVVRTIIDRAVEYGRVTMMDKLGNYIRMAIMGLSLIILGLFMIFFVPFMPVLISVFVAFVGIVLTVLYIIRIIRRSIPILKKSNTRASLQSFVRMHFPVIISGLILILMLSTFLSAASFDDGKISVELTSRNFVYAPSDHNQQTISVRGPYTIDSALENETDLLRIPGDALSTLEMSENDTMIIDGKSYDVNGTKEGDSADRFRLPSKVKDELDLSDGEIIPNSHIAEVFQNVIVKHNIRFNNLSDEMEGFVEFSISPKSINATFFNLTLDNESILSSVGNFKNDSSYSISYDGNIMCTFGPEDIENGSMNFTFAEKEGRIEFENRNSTSLRNYVSSDVDSFVQLKSLS from the coding sequence GTGTCTTGGCTAGTAGTGATATTGGTGTTTTTGCTTGCTTCAATCAAAACAACTAAAGGTTCCAATAAATCAGTTTCCATTGTCATTCCTGCATACAATGAAGAAGCTACTGTAGCTCAGGTTGTAACTGTGGCTCGAAGGCTATCCTATGTTGATGAAGTTATAGTGGTGGATGACGGATCAACTGACAGAACTGTTGAAGAGGCGGAAAATGCAGGAGCTACTGTAATAAGCCACATCATGAACGAAGGTAAGGGTTCAGCCATTAAGACAGGATTCAAGGAATCTCATGGGGATATTGTAGCTTTCATCGATGCGGATGTTTCCAATTTTACATCAGAAAAGATCGACAAGATCATCAGGCCGATTTTGGAGGATAGGACAGACATTACCAAAACTAAGTTTGCAAGGGAAAGCGGTCGTGTGACAGAGCTTACAGCAAAGCCTCTTTTAGGATTCTTCTTCCCGGAGCTTAAGTATGAGCAGCCATTAAGCGGCCAGTTTGCAGGTAAGCGTTCCGCATTGAATAAGATAAGATTTGAAAAGGATTACGGTGTGGATGTTGGTATCGTACTTGATGCTGATGTTCACGGAATCAAGATATTGGAAGTTGACATCGGAGAGATTTGCCATGACATGTCTCCACTTGCAGATTTGAACAAGATGGCGAATGAAGTGGTAAGAACCATCATTGACAGGGCTGTGGAATACGGCCGTGTGACAATGATGGACAAGTTGGGAAACTACATCAGAATGGCTATCATGGGATTGTCCCTTATAATTTTAGGCCTTTTCATGATATTCTTTGTGCCATTCATGCCTGTTTTAATCTCAGTTTTCGTGGCCTTTGTAGGGATTGTACTAACAGTTCTTTATATCATAAGAATAATTAGAAGGTCCATACCTATTTTGAAGAAAAGCAATACTCGGGCATCATTGCAGTCATTTGTCAGAATGCACTTTCCTGTAATCATTTCAGGATTGATCTTGATATTGATGCTTTCCACTTTCCTTTCTGCAGCCAGTTTCGATGACGGAAAGATTTCAGTGGAGCTGACTTCAAGAAACTTCGTTTACGCACCATCCGATCATAACCAGCAAACCATTTCAGTTAGAGGCCCATATACCATAGACAGTGCTTTGGAGAATGAGACAGATTTGTTAAGGATTCCGGGTGATGCCTTAAGCACATTGGAAATGTCTGAAAATGATACGATGATCATAGATGGCAAATCATATGACGTAAATGGCACAAAAGAGGGAGATAGCGCAGACAGGTTCAGGCTCCCATCAAAGGTAAAGGATGAGTTGGACCTCTCTGATGGTGAAATCATACCAAACAGTCACATAGCGGAAGTTTTCCAAAATGTTATAGTCAAGCATAACATTAGATTTAACAATTTAAGTGATGAAATGGAAGGATTCGTAGAATTCAGCATTAGTCCAAAATCTATAAATGCCACTTTCTTCAATTTGACATTGGACAATGAGTCAATTCTATCCTCAGTCGGAAACTTCAAGAATGATTCAAGCTATTCAATCTCATATGACGGCAACATCATGTGCACATTCGGCCCTGAGGATATAGAAAACGGCAGCATGAATTTCACTTTTGCAGAAAAAGAGGGAAGAATAGAGTTTGAGAATAGAAACAGCACCTCTCTTAGAAACTATGTCTCAAGCGATGTGGATTCATTTGTTCAGTTAAAGTCACTTAGTTAA
- a CDS encoding zinc-ribbon domain-containing protein, whose protein sequence is MKKCSKCGKENVDEAIYCSNCGLKLDSISISKHAFEDASNNDDSKQDHANFDERFKQMSGFKRLSITCFSSFLVALVIYLIAFAILGIPLDSYTEQTETSYADFSNYDLNGDGGISFDEIREYDSVSGSSYVVPQSEIQAMFESSDKNHNGLLKGAEFDNYIRKFNDYMDELERKAKSEQSSKSSSSSSGGRDYSSGNSKATNSLNNQEYDRSEGYVLTCPYCGSESVYETGGYYRCAECGSNIYNPDDLELGYGEGYMELLTPVSLTIN, encoded by the coding sequence ATGAAAAAATGTTCTAAATGTGGAAAGGAAAACGTTGATGAGGCTATTTATTGTTCTAATTGTGGATTGAAGTTGGATTCTATTTCAATATCTAAACATGCTTTTGAGGATGCTTCAAACAATGATGACTCAAAGCAAGATCATGCAAATTTTGATGAAAGGTTTAAGCAAATGAGCGGATTCAAAAGACTTTCCATCACATGCTTCTCTTCTTTTTTAGTTGCTTTGGTAATTTACTTGATTGCCTTTGCCATACTTGGGATTCCTCTAGATTCCTATACTGAACAGACAGAAACCAGTTATGCTGATTTCAGCAATTATGATTTGAATGGGGATGGAGGAATCAGCTTTGATGAAATTAGGGAATATGATTCAGTTTCTGGTTCATCATATGTTGTCCCTCAGAGTGAAATCCAAGCAATGTTTGAAAGTTCGGATAAAAATCATAATGGATTGCTGAAAGGTGCGGAATTCGATAATTATATTCGTAAGTTCAATGATTATATGGATGAATTGGAGAGAAAGGCAAAATCAGAACAAAGCTCTAAATCTTCATCAAGTTCCAGTGGTGGCCGCGATTACAGTTCGGGAAATTCAAAAGCCACCAACAGCCTCAACAATCAGGAATATGATAGAAGTGAGGGATATGTATTGACTTGCCCTTATTGCGGAAGCGAATCAGTATATGAAACCGGAGGCTATTATAGGTGCGCCGAATGTGGAAGCAATATCTATAACCCAGATGATTTGGAATTGGGATATGGGGAAGGATATATGGAGTTATTGACTCCAGTTTCGTTAACTATTAATTGA
- a CDS encoding NCS2 family permease, translating into MLNKFFKLDENNTDLKTELLAGLTTFLAMAYILGVNPTMLAEGGMPATGVFFATALASGVSCIIMGLISKYPVGLAPGMGMNALFTYTIILGMGNTWETALAAVFVSSIIFLLITISGLREAILNALPFDLKLAIGAGIGFFLAFIGLKGAGIIVADPATLVGMGSILSAPALLAVIGILLTLILYIKKVPAAVFLGLVITAILGVIFTLFGFGAGDTLMPAIPTEFVSFAFDTSVVGAFATGFTQLFSNIPNLIMILFSLLFVTFFDTTGTLIPLANQCGFVDEEGNAEGIDKAFLGDAISGIIGAILGTSTLTAYVESATGIGLGGRTGLTAVFTGIFFLLALIFAPTVLALFTSSVTAAALVIVGILMIVQLKEVDWDNMVVAASVFMTIIMMLLTYSISLGIAWGFVTYAIASIATGKAKEFSPIMWIMVIIFAIYVFFGL; encoded by the coding sequence ATGTTAAACAAATTTTTTAAATTAGATGAAAATAATACTGATCTAAAAACTGAGTTACTTGCAGGTTTAACAACCTTCTTGGCAATGGCTTATATTTTAGGTGTAAACCCAACCATGCTTGCTGAAGGTGGAATGCCTGCAACTGGAGTATTTTTCGCAACTGCTCTTGCTTCAGGGGTCTCTTGTATCATCATGGGTCTTATTTCCAAATACCCTGTTGGTCTTGCTCCTGGTATGGGTATGAATGCATTGTTTACCTATACTATCATTTTAGGTATGGGTAACACTTGGGAAACTGCGCTTGCAGCTGTATTCGTTTCAAGCATTATCTTCTTATTGATTACCATTTCCGGTTTAAGGGAAGCTATTCTCAATGCTCTTCCATTTGACTTAAAGTTAGCAATTGGTGCTGGTATTGGTTTCTTCTTGGCATTTATCGGACTCAAAGGTGCTGGAATTATCGTGGCTGACCCTGCTACCTTAGTAGGTATGGGATCCATCTTATCCGCTCCTGCACTTTTAGCAGTAATCGGTATCTTGCTTACCTTGATCTTATACATTAAGAAAGTGCCTGCAGCTGTATTCCTTGGTTTAGTGATAACTGCAATCTTAGGTGTAATCTTTACATTATTCGGTTTCGGTGCTGGAGACACTTTAATGCCTGCTATTCCTACAGAATTCGTTTCATTCGCTTTTGACACTTCTGTAGTCGGTGCATTTGCAACTGGATTTACCCAATTGTTCTCTAACATCCCTAACTTGATCATGATCTTGTTCTCATTATTGTTCGTGACTTTCTTCGATACTACTGGAACCTTGATTCCTTTAGCAAACCAATGTGGTTTCGTAGATGAGGAAGGAAACGCTGAAGGTATTGACAAAGCTTTCCTCGGGGACGCCATCAGTGGAATCATTGGTGCTATCTTAGGTACTTCAACCTTAACCGCATACGTGGAAAGTGCAACCGGTATCGGTCTTGGTGGTAGAACCGGATTGACCGCTGTATTCACAGGTATCTTCTTCTTGCTCGCACTTATCTTTGCTCCTACTGTCTTAGCATTGTTCACTTCTTCCGTAACTGCTGCAGCATTGGTAATTGTAGGTATCTTAATGATCGTACAATTAAAAGAAGTAGACTGGGACAACATGGTAGTTGCAGCTTCCGTATTCATGACAATCATCATGATGCTTTTAACCTACTCCATTTCCTTAGGTATCGCATGGGGATTCGTCACTTACGCAATTGCATCCATTGCTACCGGCAAAGCAAAAGAGTTCAGTCCAATCATGTGGATTATGGTTATCATATTTGCAATATACGTATTCTTCGGACTCTAA